TCCCCGCCGGGACCGTCCACTGGTACCGCAACGCGGGCGACGAACCCGGGGCGTTCATCTGCGCGGTGCCCAACGGCGACGACGCCATCGAACTGGTGGAGTAACTCTCGCCGCGCCATCAATTAGGCCGACCTAAAACGACGCACTTTTCAACAATTAGGCGAGCCTAAAACGTATGCGACGAACCCGATCGACGCGGCGCGCCGTCCTCGCGGCGGGGACGGCCGCCCTGGGCGCGATGGCCGGTTGCGTCAGCGGCACCGAGCGCGAAGCGAACGGCGACGGAAGCGACGGCGGATCCGGAGACGGCGCGGAGGAGGACGGGGCCGACGGCGACGGGACGGGTGCCTCCGAACCCTACGACGTCTCGATGGTTCCCGTCGGCGAGGTAACCTTCGAGTCGCCGCCGGAACGCTGGCTCGCCTACGAGAGCGACTACGCCGACATGGGCGTCGCGCTCGGCGTCGGCGACGGGCTGGCGGCCGTCGGCGAACCCCACCGCTACCACCCCGAGTACTACGCGGAACTCGGGATCCCACACGTCGAGGAGCCGACGCCGCTGTGGAACGACGGCGTCGACAAGGAGCTGTTTTACGAACTCGACGTCGACGTCCACCTCGTCGACCCGAACTGGCTCGAGCACAACGGGGCGTTCGGCCTCGAACGCGCGGACGTCGACGAAATCGGCGAGAACGTCGCGCCGTTCGTCGGCAACACGATCTTCCGGCGGACCGACGAGTGGCACGACTACGAGTACTACACGCTGTACGAGGCCTTCGAGAAGGTCGCCGAGGTGTTCGACCGCGTCGACCGATACGAGGCCTTCGCCGCGCTCCACGAGGAGTTCCTCGCCGAGATCGAGGCCTCGCTGCCCCCGGCGGACGAGCGCCCCGACGGCCTCCTCGCCTGGGTCGGCTCGGACGAACCGGAGGAGTTCTACCCCGCGCTGATCGGCGACGAGGGCGCGAGCACGAAGCACTTCCGCGACCTCGGCGTCGGCGACGCGCTGGCGGACACCGGCGTCGAGGGCCTGAGCACGGACGACCGCGGGACGATCGACTACGAGGCCATCCTCGACGTCGACCCGGACGCGCTCTTCCTGCGCGGCCACGAGGGCAAGAGCCGTGCCGAGTTCGAGGAGACCGTCCTCGCGCACATGCGCGACCACGAGGTCGCGAGCGACCTCGCGGCGGTCCGGGAGGGACGGGTCTTCCGCGGCGGACCGATCTACCAGGGGCCGATCTACAACCTGTTCGTCGCCGAGCGCACGGCACGCGAGTGCTACCCGCAGCGGTTCGACCGCGAGCTGTTCGACCGCGAGCGCGTCGCGGAGATCGTCGCGGGCGGCGCCTGAGCATGGCCGGTGGGCTGTCGAACGGACGCGGCTCCGTCGCCGAGGAGTCCGGGCGGCTCCCGTGGATCGACTCGACGCTCCTCGGCGTCGCGCTCGCGAGCGTCGCGGTCGTACTCGTCTCGCTGGGCGTCCAGGTGAGCTTCGGGACGTACACGATG
The Salinilacihabitans rarus DNA segment above includes these coding regions:
- a CDS encoding ABC transporter substrate-binding protein, yielding MRRTRSTRRAVLAAGTAALGAMAGCVSGTEREANGDGSDGGSGDGAEEDGADGDGTGASEPYDVSMVPVGEVTFESPPERWLAYESDYADMGVALGVGDGLAAVGEPHRYHPEYYAELGIPHVEEPTPLWNDGVDKELFYELDVDVHLVDPNWLEHNGAFGLERADVDEIGENVAPFVGNTIFRRTDEWHDYEYYTLYEAFEKVAEVFDRVDRYEAFAALHEEFLAEIEASLPPADERPDGLLAWVGSDEPEEFYPALIGDEGASTKHFRDLGVGDALADTGVEGLSTDDRGTIDYEAILDVDPDALFLRGHEGKSRAEFEETVLAHMRDHEVASDLAAVREGRVFRGGPIYQGPIYNLFVAERTARECYPQRFDRELFDRERVAEIVAGGA